In the bacterium genome, GCGTTGGGAGCGGCAAATGGCGATGCGTGGCTCGTGCGGGTAAATGCGGTCGGCGATACGCTCTTTACCCGGACGTTTAACCGCGGCGGTAATGAATATTGCCCGGCGGCAGTGAAGACGATTGACGGGGGGTATGTCTTCCTGATTGCAAACTCCTATGAAAACACCAATGGCGATATCAGGTTGGTAAAGATAAATGCAAGTGGTGTGATACAATGGGAACGCACGTTCGATAGCGGTGGCGACGATAACGGGCGAGCTTTGACATTGTGTGCCGATGGCGGCTTTTTAATCGGTGGAGCGAATCGTTCCAACTCGACAACGCAATCCGGCAATGCGTGGATTATACGTACTGACGCCAGCGGTTTCGTTATCATGCAATAGATCGTGGGTGATGGGGGATGGGAAAAGATGGTGAAAGGTGTAGGGTGTAAGGTGTTGGGGGATGGGCAGGGGCGGCACAGAAAACGTCCGCTCGTAATGGGTAGGGACTGAGGGTTCCAGTCCGGTTAAAAACAAAAGGGCGAACACGAGGTTCGCCCTTACTCACGGGCGGCTGCTTGCCGCCCCTACTGGAGGTTAGTCAACCCACCTTGCGGCTCGCCGCAGGTAATCCTGCCTGACAGGGGTACGGACAGGTCTCCAGACCTGTTAAATAAAAAGGCGACCCAAAGGGTCTTGCCCCAACCAAACGGGCTTGGGGAAGCCCGTAACCACCTCCCCAACACCCCAACACTGATAACCCATTACTCATCCCCCATTGCCCATTACCCATTACCCAACCCTCAATTCTTGTGTTCGGAGAGAATTTGTAGTAAATAGTCTGGATATCTTTGTACATTCCGCAAGAAGAGTATGCTGAAATTTGGCGGTCCCCCTGCCGATTCCGAGGGGAAACATTATCAATTGTTATGGGTGCCCCCCGATCACCGCGAGCCAGTTTCGCTCACGATGTCGGTAATCGGTTGGCGCTGGATTCGCATCGCTATCGTAATGTTGGCAGTGATGCTCATTGGGATGGTAATCACTTGGGGTGTTTTTCTCCGGCAAGCACTTTCCTACGACCGGTTAGTACAGGAAAACAAATCGCTCAAAGTGAGTGTCGTGAAACTGGACGAAATGCGGATGCAATTGGAATCGCTCCAGATTCTCGACGATCAGGTGCGGCGAGCATTAGGAAGCCGCCCCGGATTGACAGCGGAAGACCGCGCCTTGTTGCGGGAGCGTTACCGTTCCAAGCAGTTTTCCAGCAGTTCCCGTTCCGGACAAGAATTATCCGATGTAACGTTTTTACCGACATTGATGCCGACGGTTGGGTTGGTTTCACGACATTTTACCAATTCACCGTTTGCGGGCAATGAGGGACATCGTGGAATCGACATTGCCTCGGCGAGTGGTACACCAATTATTGCCGCGGCAAGCGGTACCGTGCTTTTCAGCGGGTGGACACAACAGTATGGGAATACGTTACTTGTGGGACACCCCTCCGGGTACACCACGATGTATGGTCATGCCCAAATGTTTTTTTGGAATGCGGGCGATATCGTTCGACAAGGCGAACCGATTGGATTGGTCGGTTCGACTGGAAAATCGACCGGGCCGCATTTACATTTCGAGGTTTGGAAAGAAAATTCTGTGATCGATCCGATGACGATGATCTCGGAGAATCGGTTTACCGCAAACAAGCGGTAGGAGGAGTTATGTTGACACGCGGCGGAACGACATCAACCGGAACAGAAATCGCAACGGTGATTGGCGCTGAAACATTAATCGAAGGGAACATCACAGTTCCTCATTCGATGCGGCTCGATGGTCGCGTCCACGGACAAGTGAATGTTACCGAGACTTTGACGGTTGGTCCGAACGGCACGGTCGAGGGAAATGTTCAAGTAAAATCGGTAATTGTCGGTGGTAAAGTCATCGGCTCGGTGAGTGCATCGGATAAAATTACCCTGAACAGTACCGCGGCGATGAATGGCGATTTAGTGTGTGCTAAACTGGTAATTGAAGAAGGGGCGGTATTCGAGGGGATGTCGCGGATGGGTACCGGAAAGCTGCCGCTCATGATGCCGCAAGCGGAACCGCGGAGTGATGCAACGAAACCGAATACCAGCGAAGGTGCGCAACAACCGGAAGTACCGCGCTGGGCGGATCGCAAAAGATAGGCAGGAATTCGGAACTCGGGGTTCGGGGTTCAAATTTACTCACCGATTCCCGAATTCCGATATCCGATCCCCGAGATGTTAGACCGCGATAGCGTAAAGGCATGGGCAGCCATCGGTGAATACTCATCGCTGGGGATTCAGATGGTGGGTACTATCGCGGTGTGTGCCGGACTGGGGTGGTATATGGATCGCGCTTGGAACACAAAACCGTGGGGGTTGCTTCTCGGAGCACTGTTCGGAGCGACGGGGGGAATGATCGCATTCATCCGGGCGGTACTCAAAGCCAATCGCGACACCGAACGAAGTGACCTCGAAAAGAATCATAAGTAAGCGTATTTTTATCGATGGATTTGTTGTTGCGGGAATTGCACTTAGGCAATCGACCTCTTACATTAGCGACTTTGGAATGCCGGTGAAATCACTATTCCGATGGTTTTTTTTGATCGCACTCGCGCTCTATTTCACATACTATCTGCCACCGGCAGGCATGGTAGGCGCGAAATATTTCTTAGCCGTGATTACTGCGATTGGTACCGGTTTGGCGGGATTCATCCAGCTCCGTGTTGCAAAAAATAGCAACGGCCAACCGATGAAAGCGGTCGCCATCGGCGGCGGGATTCGCATCTTATTTGTGATTGCATTAGTGGTGGTCGCATTGACGAAGTTTCCCGAGAATGCCCGACTTGGCAATGTAATTGCGATTATGATGATGTACTTTGCGATACAGTTGGCGGAATTGCCGACGATTGTTAGAATTTTGAGTCAAGAACATTAAATGTGGTAGCCGCAGACTTCAGTCTGCGAATGGAAATAAAACGAGTGTAAACGCGGTCTAAAGCCCGCGGCTACCCATAAGCCACTACCCATCGGTGGCTACCCATTGAACTAAACAACCGAATGGAAATGTGCGAATGAGTGAACCGACCCACACGATAACCCAAACGGTGAGCGATACGCTCCACGCGGCGCAATCCGTTGCCGGCCATGCCGCCGAACACGGCGCGGAGCATGGCGCTCACGACTACTCGTTCGCCCACGATTCGCTTTGGACCGGGCAGGATTTGACCTACAATCTACTCGATCACCATCTCGAATTCCTTCCCGATTGGGGAACTTTTACCCTCACGAAGCACGGTTTTATCCTCGCATTAGCGGCGTTCGTCTTGGTCATTTTTGCGACGCTCGCCGGCAAGTCCGCGAAGAAACGGATGGGGAAAGCCCCGACCGGGTTAGGTAATTTCCTCGAAGTGTTCGTGAAGTTCATTCGCGACGATGTGGTCTACCCTGCAATGGGTGAGAAGTTGGGCAAACACCTCCTCAATTACTTCCTGACTGCCTTCTTTTTCATTCTGTTCGGTAATCTTGCCGGACTCATCCCCGGATCGAAATCGCCGACGATGAATATCGCGGTAACGATGGGGATGGCGGTGATGACGTTTATCCTGATGATTTATAGCGGGGTGCGCGTCCACGGGTTGTGGGGCTTTTTGAAGCATTTCGCCCCGCCCGGTATTCCGTGGCCCGTCTACTTTATTCTGACCCCGATAGAAATTGTCGGACTCTTCGTAAAACCGTTCGCATTAACGATTCGTCTCTTTGCGAATATGGTGGCGGGAAAAGCGCTGGTGCTTTCATTCATCGGACTGATTTTTATGTTGGGTAGCGCGCTGGGCGCCGGGGCGGCATTCGGTATTGGACTGCTCCCATTTGCGGGCGGCGTCGGTATCATGTTGCTGGAAATCTTTGTCGCATTTTTGCAGGCGTTCATCTTTACCATGCTGTCGGCGCTGTTCATTGGACAACTGGCAACGGCACACGACGAACACGACCACGAACATGGTCACGAGCATGCGCATTAATTGATTTTTTCGCGCGATAAATATGAGGCACAGCCTCGACGCGCACGCCGGATATGGAAAATCCGGTATCGGTTAGGGCATATTTTTTACTAATGCCCAACGCAGACAGGATTGTCCGCGCCACCGAACCCTTGCCTAAAGCGTGATGCGGGCAAGTGATTGGAAAGGAACGGTACGTCTTTCAACTGTACGTCGGACATTCTTGTCCGACGGGCGTGAAGGAAAAGAGGCGTGTCGGATAACGTTAACATCGACCGACAGGAATGTCGGTCGTGCAGAATACAAATAAGGAAGCACTTTCATGGGAAATGAAGCATACGCACTGTTGTCCGCCGGTATCGGCGCAGGTCTTGTGGTTATCGGCGCCGGACTCGGCATCGGCCGCCTCGCTGGCGAAGCGATGCAAGGAATCGCCCGGCAACCGGAAGCGACCGCGAAAATTCAAACGGCTATGATTATCGCCGCCGCCCTTATCGAAGGCGTCGCGTTGTTCTGCGCCGTTATTTGCTTACTGTTGTCGTTCAAATAAAAACGGGAACAGGGTACAGGGGTTAGGGAACAGGTAAAGCACTGTTCCCCGTTCCCCGTTCCCCATTCCCTGAGGGAACCATGAATCCAATTGAATTGGTAACGCCCAACGTCGGAATGTGGTTTTGGACGACGCTGCTATTCTTAGCGGTGCTCATCATCCTGCGGAAAACCGCGTGGGGTCCGATTGTCAAGGCGCTCGAAGAACGCGAGAAGACGATTGCCGACGATTTGAAGCGCGCCGAATCTGCCCGTGTCGATGCCGAAGGGGCGCGGGAAAGTCTGCTCAAGGAACAGGCGAAAATGCTTGCCGAGCAGAATGACCGGGTCGCCCAGATGATGAAGAATGCGGAACATCGCGCCGCCGACATCATCGAACAGGCAAAAGTCGAAGCGCAGAAGCAGCGGGAAACCGCTACCGCCGAAATCGAACGCGAGAAGCAAAAAGCCATCGCCTCGATTCGCAGCGAAGTCGTAACGGTAGCGCTCAATGCCGCGCAAGCGGTGATCGGCAGAGAGTTGAAGCCGGAAGACCATCAGCGCTTGATTGAACAATCGATCAATCATTTGAACTAAGGGTGTATGGTGAAAGGTGAAGGGTGAAAGGGATCTTCATGCCACCTTACACCCTACACCTTATACCTTTCACCGCAAGGAAGAAATGAGCTTATTAGTATCACGCTACGCGGAGCCGTTGTACCTTGCCGCGAAAGAGACCGGCGAATTGGAAACGGTGACTGCCGACATGGCGGCGCTGGGTATGCTGTTGGTTTCCGGCGAATCGGGAAAAGTATTCGCGGAATACTTGTTATCGCCCCAAGTGTCGCGCAAGGAAAAGCTCGATACGTTGCTTGCGGTATTCGCCAGCGGCAGTAAAATCACTCGGAACTTTTTTCAGGTGGTAATTGAACGCGGGCGCGAAGAACTCCTGCTCGAATTGCCGGATGAGTTTCTTAAGCGAATGAAAAAAGAAGCGGGGATCGTCTCGGCAAACTTGATTAGTTCGATTGCACTCACCGAAAAACAAGTAAAGGCGATGGCGGAGAAAATCGGGAAATCGATTCACAAACAAGTCGAATTGACGTCGGAGACCGATGCTTCGTTGTTGGGCGGTTCGATTCTGGAACTGGAAGGGAAACGGTACGACGCCTCGCTCAAACGTCAATTAGACGACCTGAAACAGGCGTTGTTGGCGTAGGGGCGGGTGTAAACCGTAGGACAGACACTCCTGTCTGTCCACAATGATTCCGATGGACAAGAATGTCCATCGTACGGGACATCGAAGAGAAAAATGAATCCACGGATTTTGCAAATCGCTGGGGAATTGAAGAGGCGGCTGGAACCGCTGTACGGCGAGCGGTTGCAAAAGGTCGTGGTCTTCGGTTCCTATGTGCGTGGCGAAGAGACTGACGAGTCGGATTTAGACGTCGCGATTGTGTTGGATCCAAAATATGACGATTTAACTGAGTGGAATTTAGCGGGATCGCTCTTTGTCGAAATCGATTTAGCGTTTGATGTGGTCGTCGATACGCATATAATTTCGCTCGAAGAATACAATGACCGGGATTATGCGATACTTCGCGCTATCCATAGCGAAGGGGTGACGGTGTGAACGAACTTGTAGCGTTGCACTTGAAGCGTGCCGAGCGATTTCTGGTCGAAGCGAATTTTACTCTGACGAACGAGTTCTTCGATGCGGCGATCAACCGTTCCTACTATGCGATGTTTCATGCGGTAACCGCAGTACTGAAAACGGAAGATGTGGCGCGCAGTTCTCATGCCGGTGTGATTGCCGCATTTAATCAGTTCTTTGTCAAACCGGGTAAATTCACCGAGGTAGAAGGGCGTTGGCTCAAACACGGCTTTGAAACGCGCAATAAGAACGATTATTGGCCGGCGCCGGAGAACAGTGAAGC is a window encoding:
- a CDS encoding AtpZ/AtpI family protein yields the protein MLDRDSVKAWAAIGEYSSLGIQMVGTIAVCAGLGWYMDRAWNTKPWGLLLGALFGATGGMIAFIRAVLKANRDTERSDLEKNHK
- the atpF gene encoding F0F1 ATP synthase subunit B, which produces MNPIELVTPNVGMWFWTTLLFLAVLIILRKTAWGPIVKALEEREKTIADDLKRAESARVDAEGARESLLKEQAKMLAEQNDRVAQMMKNAEHRAADIIEQAKVEAQKQRETATAEIEREKQKAIASIRSEVVTVALNAAQAVIGRELKPEDHQRLIEQSINHLN
- a CDS encoding HEPN domain-containing protein, which produces MNELVALHLKRAERFLVEANFTLTNEFFDAAINRSYYAMFHAVTAVLKTEDVARSSHAGVIAAFNQFFVKPGKFTEVEGRWLKHGFETRNKNDYWPAPENSEAEALQLFEEAKAFVAKCREYCEGA
- a CDS encoding polymer-forming cytoskeletal protein; translated protein: MLTRGGTTSTGTEIATVIGAETLIEGNITVPHSMRLDGRVHGQVNVTETLTVGPNGTVEGNVQVKSVIVGGKVIGSVSASDKITLNSTAAMNGDLVCAKLVIEEGAVFEGMSRMGTGKLPLMMPQAEPRSDATKPNTSEGAQQPEVPRWADRKR
- a CDS encoding M23 family metallopeptidase; amino-acid sequence: MLKFGGPPADSEGKHYQLLWVPPDHREPVSLTMSVIGWRWIRIAIVMLAVMLIGMVITWGVFLRQALSYDRLVQENKSLKVSVVKLDEMRMQLESLQILDDQVRRALGSRPGLTAEDRALLRERYRSKQFSSSSRSGQELSDVTFLPTLMPTVGLVSRHFTNSPFAGNEGHRGIDIASASGTPIIAAASGTVLFSGWTQQYGNTLLVGHPSGYTTMYGHAQMFFWNAGDIVRQGEPIGLVGSTGKSTGPHLHFEVWKENSVIDPMTMISENRFTANKR
- the atpB gene encoding F0F1 ATP synthase subunit A; protein product: MSEPTHTITQTVSDTLHAAQSVAGHAAEHGAEHGAHDYSFAHDSLWTGQDLTYNLLDHHLEFLPDWGTFTLTKHGFILALAAFVLVIFATLAGKSAKKRMGKAPTGLGNFLEVFVKFIRDDVVYPAMGEKLGKHLLNYFLTAFFFILFGNLAGLIPGSKSPTMNIAVTMGMAVMTFILMIYSGVRVHGLWGFLKHFAPPGIPWPVYFILTPIEIVGLFVKPFALTIRLFANMVAGKALVLSFIGLIFMLGSALGAGAAFGIGLLPFAGGVGIMLLEIFVAFLQAFIFTMLSALFIGQLATAHDEHDHEHGHEHAH
- the atpH gene encoding ATP synthase F1 subunit delta, giving the protein MSLLVSRYAEPLYLAAKETGELETVTADMAALGMLLVSGESGKVFAEYLLSPQVSRKEKLDTLLAVFASGSKITRNFFQVVIERGREELLLELPDEFLKRMKKEAGIVSANLISSIALTEKQVKAMAEKIGKSIHKQVELTSETDASLLGGSILELEGKRYDASLKRQLDDLKQALLA
- a CDS encoding nucleotidyltransferase domain-containing protein; protein product: MNPRILQIAGELKRRLEPLYGERLQKVVVFGSYVRGEETDESDLDVAIVLDPKYDDLTEWNLAGSLFVEIDLAFDVVVDTHIISLEEYNDRDYAILRAIHSEGVTV
- the atpE gene encoding ATP synthase F0 subunit C; translated protein: MGNEAYALLSAGIGAGLVVIGAGLGIGRLAGEAMQGIARQPEATAKIQTAMIIAAALIEGVALFCAVICLLLSFK